The Paenibacillus sp. FSL R7-0345 DNA segment GCCGGAATTCCTGCCTGCGGCCGAAACCGCAACAGCGCTTGTAGCCGCATCCGTTATTGTGACCTCCATTCTGGTTCCAATCATTACGGCTTACTATTCCGATTATATGAAGAAGAAGAAACCGCCGGTTGCAGAGGGGCCTTCTGATGTTGGAGTACCGAAAGCTGCTATTTAATTAATTCTTATAACAACGATAATAAAACACTTCATAAAATGAATCTATTTGCTGAACAACCCTCCGTACGCATAATGGCGTGATGCGGAGGGTTCTTTTTGTGCCCGGTTACCCCCTGTTAAAGTTGGTACAGCCGCTTCAGCCTGCACTGTCGTAATCTTGCTCTCCTGTTCCCGAAACCTGCATAAGCGGAAAACAATCGTTTATACTGGCGGTATGAGGTGATGTGATTATGGAGCAGGCATTATTTGAGCGTATTTATGCATCAGTGGTTAACCGCGAGCCGACTTATGACGGCATTTATTATACGGCTGTACTTACGACCCGTATCGTCTGCCGCCCCTCCTGCCGGGCCAGAACACCGAAGGCGGAGAATGTGGAATTTTATACGTCTTTGGAAAAAGCGGCCCGGGCGGGCTTCCGCCCGTGCAAGCGGTGCAAGCCCGAGGAAGGCGGCGTACTCCGCCCGGATGCGGTACTCGCTGCCCGGGCAGATGAGGTGATGGAGGCGCGGCTGGCTGAGAAGCTGACGCTGTCTAAGCTGGCAGAGGCGCTTACTGTCAGCCCGTATCATCTGCAGCGGACGTATAAGCGGGTAAAGGGCTATTCCCCGGCTGTAAAGCTGGACCAGCTGCGGTCGGACAAAGCCTGCAGGCTGCTGGCTCATACGGATACGCCGATTGCTGAGATTAGCAGAAATGCGGGCTTTGCGGGCGCTTCACATTTTGCCGCCTGGTTCACGCGCAGGAACGGCCAGTCACCAACGGATTACCGTAATCAATTTAAGGGAGGGATTGCTCATGAGCGGGATCACGAATAAACCGGGAACAGCCGGAAGCCGGAGGAATGCTGCTGCACAGCTGGTCATCCTCTATCATCATAACGTGACTCTTGGGGGCAGAGCATGGACATTATGGGCCAGCGCTAAGGGACTGATCCGCGTGTCCTATGAACAGGATCAGGGGCAGCTTCCGGCAGGCTGGCTGAATCTCCATGCCCCTTCTGCACGGCTTGAAGAGAATGCAGAAGTATTTGCGGAGATGGGCGTTATCGGTCTGCTGGAACGCTATTTTGCAGGCGAAGCTGTCAGCTTCAGCGGCCTGCCGCTGGACCTGTGGGGAACTGCCTTTCAGCAGGAGGTCTGGAAAGGGCTGCTGCAAGTTCCGCACGGACAGCTTGCTACCTATAAGGAGCTTGCAGTACAGATCGGCCGCCCGCTTGCGGTGCGTGCTGTCGGTGCCGCTAACGGACAGAATCCGGTTCCGGTTATTGTACCGTGCCACCGGGTCATCGGGGCGAACGGCACCCTGACCGGCTACCGGGGCGGGCTGAAGCTGAAGCAGGAGCTGCTGGCGCTGGAGGGAATCACACATGTGGGGGCGAAGGGTCATGAACGATTTGCTTTTTGAGCTGCCGTTGCCGGATTATTTTGATTTAAACGCTTGTCTGGCCTATATGCACAGGTCGCCGCTGGAATGCCTGTTCCGTCCGGACGATGAAGGGGTTAACCGTCTGTTTATTGTAGGGGGAGAGAGGCTCCTGATCCGGCTGACAACGGCGGAGGAACAGCCTCGGCGTCTGCAGGTTACACTGCTGAGCGGGGCTGTTCCGGGAGCGGAGGCCATAGCCTGGCTGGTCCGCTATATCGTGGAATGGTTTGATCTGGACCGCGATCTGGCCCCGTTCTATGAGCTTGCGGGACGGGACCCGCTGCTGCAGCCGCTGACAGTGAGCGAGCAGGGCCTGCGGATTATCGGCATTCCCGATCTGTTCGAGGCCTTGTGCTGGGCCATTCTCGGCCAGCAGGTTAACCTGGCGTTTGCCTACAGGCTCAAGCAGCGGATCACGGCCGAGTATGGCGCTTCACTTGAATATGAAGGACATACGTATTATCATTTTCCCGCACCTGAGGTGTTTCTGACGGTCACTCAGGAGGAGCTGTGCAGCCTGCAGCTGACCCGTAACAAAGCGCGGACGATCCTGGAAGTCGCTGCCCTTATCGCCGGAGACGGTCTAAGCCGGGAAGAACTGCTGGCCCTGCCGTCGCCGGAGGCAGCGGAAGTACGGCTGCTGAAGTTGCGGGGGATCGGCCCCTGG contains these protein-coding regions:
- a CDS encoding DNA-3-methyladenine glycosylase, whose product is MNDLLFELPLPDYFDLNACLAYMHRSPLECLFRPDDEGVNRLFIVGGERLLIRLTTAEEQPRRLQVTLLSGAVPGAEAIAWLVRYIVEWFDLDRDLAPFYELAGRDPLLQPLTVSEQGLRIIGIPDLFEALCWAILGQQVNLAFAYRLKQRITAEYGASLEYEGHTYYHFPAPEVFLTVTQEELCSLQLTRNKARTILEVAALIAGDGLSREELLALPSPEAAEVRLLKLRGIGPWTSQYVRMRCLRDTTAYPVGDVGLQNVVKFLTGMDRKPTPAELLELAVPWKGWEAYATFYLWRALY
- a CDS encoding Ada metal-binding domain-containing protein; this encodes MEQALFERIYASVVNREPTYDGIYYTAVLTTRIVCRPSCRARTPKAENVEFYTSLEKAARAGFRPCKRCKPEEGGVLRPDAVLAARADEVMEARLAEKLTLSKLAEALTVSPYHLQRTYKRVKGYSPAVKLDQLRSDKACRLLAHTDTPIAEISRNAGFAGASHFAAWFTRRNGQSPTDYRNQFKGGIAHERDHE
- a CDS encoding methylated-DNA--[protein]-cysteine S-methyltransferase gives rise to the protein MSGITNKPGTAGSRRNAAAQLVILYHHNVTLGGRAWTLWASAKGLIRVSYEQDQGQLPAGWLNLHAPSARLEENAEVFAEMGVIGLLERYFAGEAVSFSGLPLDLWGTAFQQEVWKGLLQVPHGQLATYKELAVQIGRPLAVRAVGAANGQNPVPVIVPCHRVIGANGTLTGYRGGLKLKQELLALEGITHVGAKGHERFAF